A single window of Phyllostomus discolor isolate MPI-MPIP mPhyDis1 chromosome 13, mPhyDis1.pri.v3, whole genome shotgun sequence DNA harbors:
- the CDKN2AIPNL gene encoding CDKN2AIP N-terminal-like protein, with translation MVGGEAAAAVEELISGVRQATDFAEQFRSYSESEKQWKARMEFILRHLPDYRDPPDGGGRLDQLLSLSMVWANHLFLGCSYNKDLLDKVMEMADGIEVEDLPQFTTRSELMKKHQS, from the exons ATGGTGGGTGGCGAGGCGGCCGCAGCCGTGGAGGAGTTGATTTCGGGGGTACGGCAGGCGACCGACTTTGCCGAGCAGTTCCGCTCCTACTCCGAGAGCGAGAAGCAGTGGAAGGCCCGCATGGAATTCATTCTGCGCCACCTGCCCGACTACCGCGACCCGCCCGACGGCGGCGGCCGCCTGGACCAGCTGCTGTCCCTCTCCATGGTCTGGGCCAACCACctcttcctgggttgcag TTACAACAAAGACCTTTTAGATAAGGTGATGGAAATGGCTGATGGGATTGAAGTGGAAGACCTACCGCAGTTTACTACCAGAAGTGAACTAATGAAAAAG caTCAAAGCTAA